From bacterium, the proteins below share one genomic window:
- a CDS encoding ABC transporter ATP-binding protein — protein sequence MTDWVVQLEHASLRLSGRSIWSDLSVAVPRGEFLVIIGPNGTGKTSLLRVLLGLQPPTAGSVLVNGRAPRRGNPVIGYVPQQRAFDPELPLRGRDLVLMGLDGHRWGISLNERANRARVDRIVALVGAQSYADRPIGWLSGGEQQRLRIAQALVGNPSLLLCDEPLLSLDLHSQHVIVQLIARWRRDHDATVIFVTHDVNPVMSVADRILLLAGARWGIGTVDRMMTSETLTRLYGTPVDVVQHAGRIAVLGADLGGHDPVAAHMEDGA from the coding sequence GTGACCGACTGGGTCGTGCAACTGGAGCATGCATCGCTGCGGCTGTCGGGGCGATCGATCTGGAGTGATCTCTCTGTCGCAGTCCCCCGCGGGGAGTTCTTGGTCATCATCGGGCCGAACGGCACGGGCAAGACCTCGCTCCTGCGCGTCCTGTTGGGGCTGCAACCGCCGACGGCCGGGAGCGTGCTCGTCAACGGCCGCGCGCCCCGCCGGGGCAACCCGGTGATCGGGTACGTACCGCAACAGCGCGCATTCGACCCGGAATTGCCGCTGCGAGGACGCGACCTTGTGTTGATGGGCCTCGACGGACACCGTTGGGGTATCTCGTTGAACGAGCGGGCGAACCGGGCGCGGGTGGATCGGATCGTTGCCCTGGTCGGCGCCCAGTCTTACGCGGACAGGCCGATCGGGTGGCTGTCTGGGGGAGAACAACAACGCCTCCGAATCGCCCAGGCGCTTGTCGGCAACCCCTCCCTGCTCCTGTGCGACGAACCGCTCTTGAGCCTGGACCTGCACTCTCAGCACGTCATCGTCCAGCTGATCGCCCGGTGGCGTCGGGACCACGACGCCACCGTGATCTTTGTGACCCACGACGTCAACCCTGTCATGTCGGTCGCGGATCGCATCCTGCTCCTCGCGGGTGCGCGCTGGGGCATCGGGACCGTGGACCGCATGATGACCTCAGAGACGCTGACCCGCCTCTACGGGACCCCGGTCGACGTCGTACAGCACGCCGGACGCATCGCGGTCCTCG
- a CDS encoding CAP domain-containing protein, with protein MRRRLDGTARRVLILFIPLVVSLLIIPLTQAKGSTASDSSVVVQLNASAPAARVDAPAESQLLQLINDARTAHGLSRLYMDPSLRFVAREHSTDMATHGYVGHGTLSGSSFLDRLSPVVRQGAVGENVTLAQTVEEAHTIFLASTGHLRNIMNPAFHRIGIGVANAGDVGVAVTEDFAE; from the coding sequence GTGCGAAGGCGACTCGATGGTACCGCGCGGCGCGTGCTCATCCTCTTCATCCCGCTCGTCGTCAGCCTGCTCATCATTCCTCTCACCCAGGCGAAGGGGTCAACAGCGAGTGATTCTAGCGTTGTCGTTCAGTTGAACGCCTCGGCGCCGGCCGCGAGGGTCGACGCTCCGGCCGAATCGCAACTGCTTCAGTTGATCAACGATGCGCGCACGGCGCACGGGTTGTCCCGTTTGTATATGGACCCGTCCCTCCGTTTCGTGGCGCGGGAGCACTCGACGGACATGGCCACTCACGGCTACGTCGGCCACGGTACACTGTCCGGTAGTTCATTTCTGGATCGTCTGTCGCCGGTTGTGCGCCAGGGGGCGGTGGGCGAGAACGTGACGCTGGCTCAGACCGTCGAGGAAGCGCACACGATCTTTCTAGCCAGCACTGGGCATCTGCGCAACATCATGAACCCGGCGTTTCATCGCATTGGCATCGGGGTCGCGAACGCGGGTGATGTGGGCGTGGCGGTCACGGAGGACTTCGCAGAATAG